Part of the Micromonospora inyonensis genome, GTGGACGATCCCGCCACCCACCTTTCGGTTTAGGTAGGGTCGCTACGTGTAGCATATTTGAATGTGACCGGCTGTCATACCCGCCGGTCTCCCGCGTGAGGAGCCTGTCATGACCCTGAGCCGTCGACGTCTGATCCAACTGGCGGGTGGCGCAGCCGCTGCCGTCCCGATCGCCGGGTGCTCGGAGCTCGGCGACAAGCTCGGCGACAACGTGGGCACCCGTTCCGGATCCAGCACCGGCTCCAAGATGAAGAGCGAACTCGACCTCCCGGAGCCGTTCCAGGTCCCCCTCCCCCGGCCGCAGGTGCTCAAGCCGACCAATTCCGACGGCAGCACCGACTTCTACGAACTTACCCAACGATCCGCCAAAGTGGAGATCATTCCGGGGCACCAGACCGAGATCTGGGGTTACAACGGCACCTTCCCCGGGCCGACGATCGAGTCACGCGCGGGCCGGCGCACCGTGGTCCGGCACCGCAACGAGCTTTCCGTGCCGGTGGTGGTGCACCTGCACGGCGGGAAGACCCCGCCCGAGCACGACGGCTACCCGATCGACTACATACTGCCCAACGGCGGTTGGAAGCCGGGCGGCAGCATGCCCGGCCACAGCATGGACCCCGGCAACACCAGCCAGGGCACGAAAGACTACATCTACCCGCTCGACCAGCCCGCCGCCACGCTCTGGTACCACGACCACCGGATGGACTTCACCGGTCCCCAGGTCTACCGCGGGCTCGCCGGCTTCCACATCGTCCGGGACGACGAGGAGGACGCCCTGCCGCTGCCCAAGGGGGAGCAGGAGGTGCCCCTGTTCATCTGCGACCGGGCCTTCTCCGAGGACGGCTCGTTCCGGTACCCCTCCGCCGACCACAACCTGCACGACCCGGGGGTGACCGAGAAGTTCTCCGACGGGGTGCTCGGCGACGTCATCCTGGTCAACGGTGCCCCCTGGCCGATCATGGACGTCACCAACACCCGGTACCGGTTCCGGGTCCTCAACGGCTCCAACGCCCGGAGGTACGGTCTGAGCCTCGACCCGAAGCCGAGGGACGGCAGCTCGTTCGTCCAGATCGGCA contains:
- a CDS encoding multicopper oxidase family protein; the encoded protein is MTLSRRRLIQLAGGAAAAVPIAGCSELGDKLGDNVGTRSGSSTGSKMKSELDLPEPFQVPLPRPQVLKPTNSDGSTDFYELTQRSAKVEIIPGHQTEIWGYNGTFPGPTIESRAGRRTVVRHRNELSVPVVVHLHGGKTPPEHDGYPIDYILPNGGWKPGGSMPGHSMDPGNTSQGTKDYIYPLDQPAATLWYHDHRMDFTGPQVYRGLAGFHIVRDDEEDALPLPKGEQEVPLFICDRAFSEDGSFRYPSADHNLHDPGVTEKFSDGVLGDVILVNGAPWPIMDVTNTRYRFRVLNGSNARRYGLSLDPKPRDGSSFVQIGSDSGLLGAPIGHDKIEIAPAERYDLVIDFSKFKVGTKVTLRNELDSGKLGSIMQFHVARSASDDSAVPSRLADFEQLDRSMAVQTRQFLFGQGVSGGKRVWAVNGKPFDPKRIDAQPKLGSVEIWKLVTDVHHPVHLHLAHFQVLSRQGRPPSARDAGWKDTVDILPGQVVEVLAKFTGYKGKYVFHCHNLEHEDMVMMSNLEVV